CAAGCTCACCGTCGGTCAACTGAAAAAGATATTCGCGGGCGAGATCACTAACTGGAAACAGGTCGGCGGGCGCGACCTGAAGATCGTGGTCGTGTCCCGCGACTCGAGCTCGGGAACGTTCGAGACATTCCAAGAGCTCGTGCTTCAAGGGGCGAGGGTCGCTGCCAGCGCCCTGTTGCAAGCCTCCAACGGCGCGGTGGCGGATGTGGTGACCAGGACCCCAGGAGCGGTGGGTTACGTCGGCCTCGGATATTTATCCGGCAAAGTGAAGGCTCTCAGGATCGGCACGACTGACAAGGCTTACGTGGACCCGTCAGTGGCGACGGTGCAGGCAGGGCAGTACCCGCTCGCGAGAGCGCTTTACATGTTCACAGACGGCTGGCCCACCGGCGATGAGGCGAGGTTCATAGACTTCGTGTTGAGCGCGGAGGGCCAAAGGATAGCGCAGGAGGAGGGCTTCGTCCCCCTCCGTTAACCCGCCGCGTCAGCCGGCCGCATGTGGCTCGGCAGCTCTCTTGGGCCGTCGGTCATAGCACAAAGCGCGCGGACAGCGCGGAAGGCACGCGGGCCGCGGAAGGACGGAGGGACGGAAGGAAGGCCGCGACGACCTTCCACAGGCGCGTCACGGAGACCCTGGCGCGGAAGCGGGAGGGATGGAATTGCGGAACCGAGTTCGAATACGCGAGACCCTCATATCGATCGTTCTCACCGTCGTTGCGTTCTCGTCGTTGGCGTTTCTCGTCGGCATCGTGCTCGTCCTCTTCAGGGAGGGTCTTCCCATATTCCGAGAGACCGGGCTTGGCGCGTTCATATTCGGGCGTGACTGGTACCCGACGTACGACCCTCCTTCCTTCGGGACGCTCCCGCTTATCGCTGCGTCGTTTCTGGTGACGGCAGGTGCCATGGTCATCGCCGTTCCGGTCGGCGTGGGCTCGGCGATCGCGATCTCGCAAGTCCTTCCGACACGTGCCCGAACGGTGGTCAAGCCGGTCGTGGAGCTTCTCGCGGGCGTGCCCTCGGTGGTATACGGGCTCTTTGGGATGCAGGTGATGGCACCGCTCGTGATGGACGCGTTCGGTCTTCCCACGGGCCTCACGGCGCTGACCGCCTCCATCGTTCTGGGGATCATGGCCCTCCCGACTGTGGTGAGCATCGCGGAGGACGCGATATCCGCCGTCCCCGGCACGTACAGCGAGGCCTCCTACGCGCTCGGCGCCACTAAGTGGGAGACCATGAGCCGGGTTATCGTCCCGGCTGCCTCCTCGGGCATCCTCACTGCCGTGCTGCTTGGGATGGGGAGGGCCATAGGCGAGACCATGACGGTCCTGATGGTCGCAGGCGGAGCCGCCGTGGTGCCGACCTCCTTCCTCCAACCGGTCCGGCCCATGACGGCCACGATCGCCGCTGAGATGGGCGAGGCGCCCGTGGGGGGAAGCCATTATCACGCGCTCTTCGCCATCGCTCTCGTGCTCTTCGTTGTGACGCTCGCGTTCAACATGGTGGCCGAGGTGTACACCCTGAGGTTCCGGAGGAGGGTGGCTGGCGCATGAGCGGTTCGCGAGATGCTTCGCGAGATGCTTCGCGAGATCTGGTGGCGGTGAGCGGCGCCGCCCTGAAAACGAAGGATGTTCGAACGGCAAGTCACGCGACTCAGGCGAGCGGCGACCTTTGGAAGAGACGGCGGCGGCGTCAGACGGTGATGTTGGCGCTCATCACGAGCACCCTGCTCGTCACCCTCGGGTTTCTCGCGTTGCTGGTGGGCTTCGTTGTCGCTCGAGGCGCAGGCGTCATAAGCTGGGAATTCATCAGCGAGATGCCGCGCAACGCCATGACCGAAGGAGGCATACTCCCGGCGATCCTCGGGACCCTCTACCTTGTCGCCGGAGCGATGGTGGTCGCCGCGCCGCTCGGCGTCGCGTCCGCCGTGTTCCTCACGGAATACGCGCACCAGGGACCGCTCGTGCGGGTGATCAGGATCGGCGTCAATAACCTCGCGGGGGTCCCGTCGGTGGTGTTTGGCTTGTTCGGTCTCGCGGTGTTCGTGAAAACGCTCGGGCTCGGCGTATCGATCGTCTCAGGCGCCCTGACGCTCGCGATAGTCGTGCTGCCCACGATCATACGGGCGTCTGAGGAGGCGATTCGAGCGGTCCCGGCCTCGTACCGGGAGGCGTCCCTCGCGCTGGGCGCCACGAGGTGGCAGACGGTGCGCTACGCGGTGCTCCCGTCGGCCATGCCCGGCATCCTTACAGGCTGCATCCTCGGTATCGGGAGGATCGCAGGAGAAACCGCTCCGATCATGTTCACGGCCGCCACGTTCTATACTGCACGTCTCCCCGGGTCCATATTCGAGGAAGTCCAGGCGTTGGCGTATCACATATACGCGCTCGTTACGGAGGGCACGCATCCCGAGGCTCAGGTGCCCATCGCTTTCGGCACGGCGCTCGTGCTTCTCGCGCTCGTCCTGGGCGTGAACCTTGTCGCGATAATCCTGAGGTCGCGGTATGAGAAGGCTCGCTAGACATAGGCGTCAACACATCAACGACACATCAACGCCGCGAATCCCGAAAGACGGCAGCCAATAAGGGCGACGAATGGGGCGGCGACCAAGGGCGACAAGAACACGTGGCGCAAGACTCAAACCGGAACGCGAGACGGCTGGGCGCGTCCCGCCTTAATGCGCATATTGCAGCAGGATATGGTTACTCTATGGTTAGCATCAAGCCAATCTCAGCGCAGGGGGTGAAAGCAAGTGGGCGACTGGCTGCGCCACATCGTGAGATTCATCGTGTCGGCTCTGGTGCTCATGTTCATCGGGCTCATAGTGCCGGGCTTCAGCACCTTGAGCTTCGTCAACGCCCTGATCGCAGCAGCGGTGATAACGGCGCTCGGATACATCATCGAGGCTGCCGTGGGAAGGAGCGTTTCTCCGTTTGGTCGGGGGGTAGTGGGATTCCTTGTGTCAGCCGCGGTCATCTACGTATCGCAGTACGTTGTTCCGGCGATGCGCGTCACGGTCCTCGGCGCCCTGATAGCCGCGTTCATTATAGGGCTCGTGGACACGTTCATCCCGACCACTTTGAGATAATCCGGCCGAGAGCCGACACATTGAGTACAAGGCCATGCGCACGGCCGAAAGCCTCGACTCGCGAGTTCCCCGCCCGTCCCGGACGGGGATTTTCGCTTGCTCCACCCCGCCTGCCGCGCCGCGTGCGCGAGCGCGCGTGCCGCCCCGCAAGACGCGCCCGCCGAACGCATCCCCCGCCATCCCGCGCCAGGAAGCGGCCTGGGCCGGACGGCATGGGAGGATATCACGCCACCGCTGACGAAACATCATTCGACTGCCCCAATTGGGTGCGGATTAGTTCTCGCCTCCTTTCGAGCAGTTACAAGGTTGTCGGCCTTGAACTCGGCGCGGCGTCCCAGGCGAGGCGCGCCTCGCCAAAGCCCAGCCCGCCTGGCTAGGCAACGGGGTTCTGAGCGGCCTTGTGCAATCACCGGCAGTCTCCTCCGGAAAGCCGGGAGCATCTTTGCACTCCCGCCTGGCGGGTTGGCCGGAGAACGAGGAGGAAAGCATACGTGAAGGGATTGTTGGACGTGATGGGACAGACCTTTTCCGGCGGGGTGCCGGTTGACAAACTCATTGACCTCGTGGTCGGCGCGGGCGGGACCATCATCCGCATCGTGCTTACGCTCATCCTTGCCTTCGTTCTGGTCAAGGCCTCGAACGCGCTTATCGACAGGCTCGTGACGCAGAGATCGGCGGAGGGAGAGGGACGCAGGTTCATGGACGAGCGCAAGGCCAAAACCCTCCGGTCCCTTCTCAAGAGCCTTCTCAAGTATGCCATATACCTTTTCGCCGGGATATCCATCCTCAACGAGCTCGGGGTGGACACCACGAGCCTGCTCGCGGGGGCTGGGCTCGCCGGCCTCGCGATAGGCTTCGGTGCGCAGAACCTCGTGCGTGACGTGATCAACGGCTTCTTCATCCTATTCGAGGACCAGTTCGCCGTCGGGGATTACGTTACGGTCGGCGATGCCGAGGGAATAGTGGAGTCCATAGGTCTTCGGACCACCAGCATAAGGGCTTTCAGCGGGGAACTGCAGATCGTGCCGAATGGTCAGATCTCCAAGGTCATCAACCACATGGGCAGTGCGATGCGCGTCCTGTTCGGAGTCACAGTAGACTATCGCACCGACATCGACCATGCGATGGAGGTGCTTACCCGCGACTTCGAGAAGGCAAAGACGGAGATCCCCGACATAGTTGAGGGCCCGACCGTTCTCGGTGTAAACGCGTTGGGCGAGTCCGGCGTGGAGCTTCTCGTCATAGCCAAGACGAGGCCCATGGAGCAGTGGCGCGTCGAGCGCGCCCTCAAGAAGCGCATCAAGGAGGTCTTCGATCGGGAGGGCATCATCATCCCGTACCCGTACATGCAAGTTCTCCTGAAGAGAAGCGAGGACGAGCCGTCAGATGGCCGGGACGGGAAGGCCGAAGGCCGAGGCGCCGCGACGGCGTGATCGGTCCAACGGGTTGCCGCCCGCACTCACGTTCGCCCCGTGAGGCCGCGAGGTGCAGCTTCCGGCCGGGCGCTGCACTACGTGCACCACGGGGGCACTCGATGGGAGAGCGGAGGAGGAGGCAAGGGCTCTTGAAATTCTACATAGGAGATGTGGTTAGGCTGAAGAAGGAGCACCCGTGCGGCTCCTACGAATGGGAAGTGATGCGCGTCGGGGCCGATTTCCGCATCAAGTGCCTGGGATGCGGGCGCGTGGTGATGATCAGCCGGTCGAAGTTCGAAAGGAGCGTCAAGCAGATAGTGTCGCGGCCGGGGGCCGGGGAGGGTGAGGCGTGATGGTGCGCATCGGCATCGTGGGGCTTCCCAACGCGGGCAAATCCACGCTCTTCAACGCTCTCACACGGGGCTCGGCGCTCGTGGCGAGCTACCCGTTTACTACTATCGACCCGAACGTTGGGGTCGTCCCGGTGCCAGACGAAAGGCTCGATACCATCGCTAGGCTCACAAGGCCGGAGAAGCTTACCCCCACCACAGTCGAGTTCGTGGACATCGCGGGGCTCGTGAAGGGCGCGAGCCGGGGAGAAGGGCTTGGCAACCGCTTCCTCGGGCACATAAGGGAGGTCGACGCCATCGCGCACGTGGTGAGGTGCTTTGAGGACCCCGACGTGCCGCACGTGGCTGGAAGGCTAGACCCGGTAAGCGACGCCGAGGCCGTCGAGATCGAGCTCATCCTGGCGGACCTCGAAACCGTGGAGAAGAGACGGGAAAAGACCGCGAGGATGTGCAAGGGCGGCAACAAGCGGTACGCAGAGGAAACAGCGCTCATGGACAGGCTGAAGAGCGAGCTCGAAGCGGGCAAGCCCGCCAGGCTCGTCCCCGTCTCTCCCGAGGAGAGGGAGATCATCGAGGGGCTGTTCCTCTTGACGATGAAGCCGGTCGTGTACGTCGCCAATGTCGGCGAGGACGATCCCAAGGACGCGGCAGGACGCGTGCGCGCCCTCACGGCATGGGCGGCGGCCCGTGCGGACCGGGCGCCCGTGGTTGCGATATCGGCGAAGATCGAGTCGGAGCTCCTGAGCCTCGAGCCGGGCGAGGCCGCGGAATATCTGCGCGAGTTGGGAATTGAGTCGTCGGGGCTCGACAGGGTTGTGCTGGCGGCGTACCGCGTCCTCGATCTCATAACCTTCTACACGACCAAGGGGCCGGAGACGAGGGCGTGGACTCTGCGCAGGGGAAGCACCGCTTACGAAGCGGCGGGCAAGATCCATACCGATATCCAGCGGGGGTTTATCAAAGCAGAGGTGGTCGGTTACGATGAATTGGTGGCCGCGGGCTCGTTCGCGCAGGCGAGAGAGAGGGGGCTCCTGAGGCTCGAAGGCCGGGACTACGTGGTGCAGGACGGAGACATAATCCTCTTCAGGTTCACCGAGTCGGCCCACTAAGGATGGAGGCCCCCCGGCGAGGCGCGCAAGTCACCCGTACGTGTCGTTGCTCCGCGCCGGCGACGATGCTATAATAGGGACGGCGATTGTCCCGAAAACGCCAAAGCGTCATCCCTGCTCCACGCGTGGCGTGGGGCCATAAGTCCAGAGGGAGGTGAAAGAGATGCGGGATTATGAGACCATGTTTATCCTCAAGCCCGACCTGGAGGAGGAAGCCGTCAACGCGGCGGTCACGAAGTTCCAAGACCTGGTGACCGGCGGGGGCGGAACCGTGAGCAACGTTGACAGGTGGGGCAAGAGGAGGCTCGCGTACGAGATCGCGGGCTACACGGAGGGCATATACGTGGTCATGGAGTTCTCCGCGGAACCTGGCGTCGCTCGCGAGCTGGAACGGGTGTTTCGCATCACCGACGAGGTGATCAGGCATCTCATCGTGAGGAAGGGCGACTAGCTGCCGATTAGCGATACGCCTGGGCGATGCCCTGGGCAGGGTGGTGTGCGACGGTGAATAAGGTCCTTCTTGTGGGAAGGCTGGCACAGCAACCGGAGCTCCGTTACACCCAGAACGGGGTCGCCGTTGCTAGGTTCACGGTGGCGGTGAGCCGCCCGTTCACCAACCAGCAGGGGGAACGCGAGGCCGACTTCATTGACGTCGTGGTCTGGCGTACCCAGGCGGAGAACTGCGCCAATTACCTTGCCAAGGGAAGACTTGTGGGCGTGGAGGGGCGGCTGCAGATCCGATCGTACGAGACTGCCGAGGGGCAGAAGCGGCGCGTAGCCGAGGTTGTCGCCGACAGGGTGGAGTTTCTCGACCGTGGTAAGGAGGGCGCTCAGGGCGGGCAAGACGTGCCGGGCCAAGGTTTTCCGGATGACGCGGTCGGCTCCGGCGATGATGTGCCGTTCTGATTCGCAAGGCTACGGTGGGGGCCACGGGTGAAGGCCCGGGTCGAGGTTTCCCTATTGCGGAGGCCGCTCGAAGCGGGCGGCGAAGTCCAGTCCGAAAGGAGCGAAAGCCTGGTAAGCGAGAGGTCGGCTCGCAGACCCGATCTGTGCGGTCTGCGCCAAGGGATGCCGAGCTCCTGAGCCAGGAGTCGAAATGAGACGTGAAAAAGGGCGCAAATCCAAGAAGCGAGTTTGCAGCTTCTGCGTGGACAAGATAGACGCCGTTGATTACAAGGACGTGGCGCGGCTGCGCAGGTTCATCACGGAAAGGGGCAAGATCATCCCGCGCCGTATATCGGGGAACTGCGCAAGGCACCAGCGCCAAGTCACGACAGCCATCAAGAGGGCCCGGCTCGTGGCGCTGCTGCCCTTCACAGCGGAGCAGTAGGCGGCGGACACCGCCGAGGCGCTGGGGCGACGGAGCACACGCACGGGCGTGCACCGGAATCTTAGGTGTTTCGGGCGTTTCATCCGGCGGGAGGGGGGATAACCCCCTCCCGCTTTTGGGGCGATCCCCTTCGGCGCGATCCCCTTCGGCGCCTGCGCGACTATGCGAGGCGAGGCGATGGACGGAGGCCCGCGGCGGGCGCCCGCACGCAGATTCCAGCGTCCGCGGCACGAACCCCAGGGCGCCGGGTGGAAGTGGACTGGTGGCCGTCGTGACGGCCATCTTCCCAGTCGTGCCAGCAATTGTTTGGATGCGGCCTGAAGGAGAAGGGCGTAAAATTAGAGAATAAGTCAGGCGAACGCGAGGGCCGCGTCGGGCGGAGGGAGGCAGGACACCATATGGCTTTTCTGGAAGGCGTCGGGGCCAGGGAGCAGGAGACCATCTCCCGGGCGGACATCGCCCGCAACCTGAAGACCATCGAATGGCTCAAGACGGAGCTTGTGTCGAATATCGCGTCCCTCTTCAAAAGCATGTTGAAGACGAGCGATGAGGGCAGCGCGGATTCGCTCGCCAACATCGTGGTGGGGTGCTACCTTCTCGGCAAGCGCCTTGGCCTTCCTCACTCAGCGCTTGACGCCAAGATAAGGGAGAAGATCAACGCCAACATCGAGCAAAACCACGAGATCGAAGCTTGGTATGGCGATTTCACGGCCTTGAAGAGGCACCTTGCCGAGAGGAAGATGTGAAGGAATGCCCCGCCGTTCGATAGCCACGAGGACTCTAGTAGAAAGCGCGCTTCTCGTGGCGATGGCCACGATATTCTGTGTGCTTGACGCCTACGTGCCGGTTTTCGCCCTGGTGTACCCGCTGCCCATCGTCGTGCTGGTGGTGAGGCACGGCGTGGAAGCGGGAGTGTGGGCCACCGCGGTCACGATCGCGGCTACGAGCATGTTTGTGGGGTTTGCGCAGGGCTTGACGGTTCTGGCGAAGGTCGGCATCATAGGCATCACGCTCGCCTGGTGCATCAGGCGACGGCTCCCGCCCTTGCGAACGCTCCTTCTGACATGCGTCGCGGTGGCGGTCGCGATGGCACTCATACTCGGGCTTGGCGCTTGGCTGGGCGGGTTCAGCCTCGCGGCGGTCGAGGAGATGTTCCGCAAGAGCCTGAGCTCAGCCGTGGACTTCTACAGAAGGCTTGGGATGTCTGAAGCGCAGCTTCAGCAGGTGCAGACGCAGTTATCGCAGCTCGTCGAGACCGCCAAGGTCATCCTCCCCGCGTCGATCACCATGGCGATCGTGGGGATTGCCGGGGTCAACTATCTTATCGCGCGGCTCGTCCTGGGCCGGCTGGGATACAAGATGGAGGAGATACCGCCGTTCGCCAAGTGGAGGGTTTCGTGGCCCTTTGGATGGGGGTATATCGCTGCGCTGGTCCTTTCCATGGCCGGCCAGGCAACGGGGATCCCCATCCTATGGAAGGCCGGGGCCAACCTCCTGTCGCTCTTCAGCACGCTTTTCCTTGTACAGGGGCTTGCGCTGGCCTGGTATCTCATGAACCGCTACCAGCTGAACACGGCGGTGAGGATCCTCCTTGGAGTGTTCGCGGCCTTGAATCCGACCGTCCTACAGATAGTATCTTGGGTGGGACTGTTCGACGCATGGTTTGATTTCCGCAAGCTTTCTTGGGGAGGCGGGGGGAAGAGAACGTGAAAGTGATTCTGAAGCAAGATGTCAAGGGGCTCGGGCGCGAGGGCGATACCGTAAAGGTGGCCGACGGGTACGCTCGCAATTTCCTTATCCCCCGTGGGCTTGCGATCGAGGCGTCTAGCCGCAACCTCAGAATCCTCCAGGCGGAGAAGGCAGCCATGGAGAGGAAGGCCGACAAGGAGCTTGCGCTTGCACGCAAGCTCGCCCAGGAGTTTGCGTCCGGTGGCATTACGATACGCCGCAAGAGCGGCGAGGGAGGCCGCCTCTTCGGGTCGGTCACCGCCAGGGACATCGCCGACGCCATCAAAGAGGTGCTCGGCGTGGAGGTCGACAGGAGGAAGATCGAGCTTTCCGAGCCCATCAAGGCGGTGGGCTCCTATACAGTCCCGGTGAGGCTCC
This is a stretch of genomic DNA from Bacillota bacterium. It encodes these proteins:
- a CDS encoding YybS family protein, with the translated sequence MPRRSIATRTLVESALLVAMATIFCVLDAYVPVFALVYPLPIVVLVVRHGVEAGVWATAVTIAATSMFVGFAQGLTVLAKVGIIGITLAWCIRRRLPPLRTLLLTCVAVAVAMALILGLGAWLGGFSLAAVEEMFRKSLSSAVDFYRRLGMSEAQLQQVQTQLSQLVETAKVILPASITMAIVGIAGVNYLIARLVLGRLGYKMEEIPPFAKWRVSWPFGWGYIAALVLSMAGQATGIPILWKAGANLLSLFSTLFLVQGLALAWYLMNRYQLNTAVRILLGVFAALNPTVLQIVSWVGLFDAWFDFRKLSWGGGGKRT
- the ychF gene encoding redox-regulated ATPase YchF, translating into MRIGIVGLPNAGKSTLFNALTRGSALVASYPFTTIDPNVGVVPVPDERLDTIARLTRPEKLTPTTVEFVDIAGLVKGASRGEGLGNRFLGHIREVDAIAHVVRCFEDPDVPHVAGRLDPVSDAEAVEIELILADLETVEKRREKTARMCKGGNKRYAEETALMDRLKSELEAGKPARLVPVSPEEREIIEGLFLLTMKPVVYVANVGEDDPKDAAGRVRALTAWAAARADRAPVVAISAKIESELLSLEPGEAAEYLRELGIESSGLDRVVLAAYRVLDLITFYTTKGPETRAWTLRRGSTAYEAAGKIHTDIQRGFIKAEVVGYDELVAAGSFAQARERGLLRLEGRDYVVQDGDIILFRFTESAH
- a CDS encoding 30S ribosomal protein S18, giving the protein MRREKGRKSKKRVCSFCVDKIDAVDYKDVARLRRFITERGKIIPRRISGNCARHQRQVTTAIKRARLVALLPFTAEQ
- the ssb gene encoding single-stranded DNA-binding protein — encoded protein: MPWAGWCATVNKVLLVGRLAQQPELRYTQNGVAVARFTVAVSRPFTNQQGEREADFIDVVVWRTQAENCANYLAKGRLVGVEGRLQIRSYETAEGQKRRVAEVVADRVEFLDRGKEGAQGGQDVPGQGFPDDAVGSGDDVPF
- a CDS encoding DUF951 domain-containing protein; translated protein: MGERRRRQGLLKFYIGDVVRLKKEHPCGSYEWEVMRVGADFRIKCLGCGRVVMISRSKFERSVKQIVSRPGAGEGEA
- a CDS encoding mechanosensitive ion channel family protein, which encodes MKGLLDVMGQTFSGGVPVDKLIDLVVGAGGTIIRIVLTLILAFVLVKASNALIDRLVTQRSAEGEGRRFMDERKAKTLRSLLKSLLKYAIYLFAGISILNELGVDTTSLLAGAGLAGLAIGFGAQNLVRDVINGFFILFEDQFAVGDYVTVGDAEGIVESIGLRTTSIRAFSGELQIVPNGQISKVINHMGSAMRVLFGVTVDYRTDIDHAMEVLTRDFEKAKTEIPDIVEGPTVLGVNALGESGVELLVIAKTRPMEQWRVERALKKRIKEVFDREGIIIPYPYMQVLLKRSEDEPSDGRDGKAEGRGAATA
- a CDS encoding phosphate ABC transporter substrate-binding protein, with amino-acid sequence MKAAPALILALVLCVSLSVGRVEARSQITIQGSTTVLPIAQRAAEVFMAKHPEVSISVRGGGSGNGIAALVDKAVQIATASRFIKFDEVKKAVANGVYPVPHRVALDGIAVIVNPQNPVDKLTVGQLKKIFAGEITNWKQVGGRDLKIVVVSRDSSSGTFETFQELVLQGARVAASALLQASNGAVADVVTRTPGAVGYVGLGYLSGKVKALRIGTTDKAYVDPSVATVQAGQYPLARALYMFTDGWPTGDEARFIDFVLSAEGQRIAQEEGFVPLR
- the pstA gene encoding phosphate ABC transporter permease PstA, with the protein product MLALITSTLLVTLGFLALLVGFVVARGAGVISWEFISEMPRNAMTEGGILPAILGTLYLVAGAMVVAAPLGVASAVFLTEYAHQGPLVRVIRIGVNNLAGVPSVVFGLFGLAVFVKTLGLGVSIVSGALTLAIVVLPTIIRASEEAIRAVPASYREASLALGATRWQTVRYAVLPSAMPGILTGCILGIGRIAGETAPIMFTAATFYTARLPGSIFEEVQALAYHIYALVTEGTHPEAQVPIAFGTALVLLALVLGVNLVAIILRSRYEKAR
- a CDS encoding phage holin family protein is translated as MRHIVRFIVSALVLMFIGLIVPGFSTLSFVNALIAAAVITALGYIIEAAVGRSVSPFGRGVVGFLVSAAVIYVSQYVVPAMRVTVLGALIAAFIIGLVDTFIPTTLR
- a CDS encoding 50S ribosomal protein L9, with product MKVILKQDVKGLGREGDTVKVADGYARNFLIPRGLAIEASSRNLRILQAEKAAMERKADKELALARKLAQEFASGGITIRRKSGEGGRLFGSVTARDIADAIKEVLGVEVDRRKIELSEPIKAVGSYTVPVRLHPQVPARVMIDVQPQSEGDQDG
- a CDS encoding 30S ribosomal protein S6 — its product is MRDYETMFILKPDLEEEAVNAAVTKFQDLVTGGGGTVSNVDRWGKRRLAYEIAGYTEGIYVVMEFSAEPGVARELERVFRITDEVIRHLIVRKGD
- the pstC gene encoding phosphate ABC transporter permease subunit PstC gives rise to the protein MELRNRVRIRETLISIVLTVVAFSSLAFLVGIVLVLFREGLPIFRETGLGAFIFGRDWYPTYDPPSFGTLPLIAASFLVTAGAMVIAVPVGVGSAIAISQVLPTRARTVVKPVVELLAGVPSVVYGLFGMQVMAPLVMDAFGLPTGLTALTASIVLGIMALPTVVSIAEDAISAVPGTYSEASYALGATKWETMSRVIVPAASSGILTAVLLGMGRAIGETMTVLMVAGGAAVVPTSFLQPVRPMTATIAAEMGEAPVGGSHYHALFAIALVLFVVTLAFNMVAEVYTLRFRRRVAGA